Proteins co-encoded in one Medicago truncatula cultivar Jemalong A17 chromosome 8, MtrunA17r5.0-ANR, whole genome shotgun sequence genomic window:
- the LOC25501924 gene encoding uncharacterized protein produces the protein MDLVNSSGNGSMQEYDDSLTQSSISPNFLNNQQPPSTHVGPFSSAMFHPLSNYFHPSQTTTPLPNTDLDTIWSKPVRSEPNKTDLNNLLPISSSSSLLQNQIMNQYNNNASFQLATNFHTMNDQTRNNINMQVGNQNPKKRSRASRRAPTTVLTTDTTNFRAMVQKFTGIPELPPFITSSHHFPKTRLDLFTSASTITFPPYNLLRPVAHNLLPPSSSIHNQFLSSSVDHFKQPLNNIYNMHSQNQAFTFRTIHDQTPQKPLQKYPLGYSSALVSKTQVPSLEIPPSTDSHLKMGNVLEELGILRHDDRVNLMSSNNGSKEWARRTHHDTINNNDSCDHMD, from the coding sequence atggatttggttaatagcagTGGGAATGGGAGTATGCAAGAGTACGATGATTCACTCACTCAATCATCAATCTCTCCTAATTTCTTAAACAACCAACAACCACCTTCAACCCATGTTGGTCCTTTTAGTAGTGCTATGTTCCACCCTTTATCAAATTACTTTCATCCATCACAAACAACTACGCCACTTCCCAACACAGACCTTGATACTATCTGGTCCAAACCAGTTAGATCCGAACCAAACAAAACCGATCTTAACAACTTGTTACCTATTTCTTCATCGTCTTCACTACTACAGAACCAAATCATGaatcaatataataataatgcTTCTTTTCAGCTTGCAACAAATTTTCACACCATGAATGATCAAACAcgcaacaacatcaacatgCAGGTTGGAAATCAAAACCCAAAGAAACGTTCAAGAGCATCAAGGCGTGCACCTACAACTGTTCTAACAACAGACACTACAAATTTCAGAGCCATGGTTCAAAAATTCACTGGTATCCCAGAACTACCACCTTTCATCACATCTTCTCATCATTTCCCAAAAACAAGGTTGGATCTCTTTACTTCTGCTTCAACAATAACATTCCCTCCTTATAATCTTCTTCGTCCCGTTGCACACAATCTTCTTCCTCCATCCTCTTCCATTCACAACCAATTTCTATCTTCTTCAGTTGATCATTTTAAACAGCCTCTCAATAATATATACAACATGCACAGCCAAAACCAAGCTTTCACCTTTCGAACAATTCATGATCAAACACCACAAAAGCCACTGCAAAAGTACCCTCTTGGTTATTCTTCAGCTCTTGTCTCAAAAACACAAGTACCATCTTTGGAAATTCCGCCAAGTACTGATTCTCATCTCAAAATGGGTAATGTCTTGGAGGAATTAGGAATATTGAGGCATGATGATCGTGTTAACTTGATGAGTAGTAACAATGGTTCAAAAGAATGGGCCCGAAGAACTCATCATGACACCATTAACAACAATGATTCATGTGATCATATggattaa
- the LOC25501925 gene encoding protein SCO1 homolog 2, mitochondrial, whose product MSVSRFLHFSSKYRSTSTREALTLLLTRRVPSNRTQAVRYSKSTKHDLHPVSPPQSESSRSRGGVYAVPAVLLGFAGIAAFFHYNDERRAVPKGDQGDSRNRNIVCGPIIGGPFTLVNKEKQTVTERNFLGNWVLLYFGYTSSPDIGPEQVQLMAKATDILESKQNLKILPVFVTIDPQRDTPSQLRAYLEEFNSRIIGLTGPVAAIRQMAQQYRVYFKKVEEDGGDYLVDSSHNMYLLSPDMEVVRCFGVEYNAEQLSEAIWKELNKKPS is encoded by the exons ATGTCTGTATCAAGATTTTTACACTTTTCTTCCAAATACCGTTCCACTTCCACCCGTGAAGCTCTCACTCTTCTTCTTACAAG gCGCGTTCCTTCTAACAGAACTCAAGCTGTTAGATATTCAAAATCCACAAAACATGATCTTCATCCTGTATCTCCTCCACAATCTGAGTCTTCTCGCTCACGCGGAGGAGTTTATGCTGTT CCAGCTGTTCTTCTTGGATTTGCCGGGATTGCAGCTTTTTTTCATTACAACGACGAGAGGAGAGCTGTTCCCAAAG GTGATCAGGGGGATAGCCGCAATAGAAATATAGTCTGTGGACCCATAATTGGTGGTCCCTTTACACTGGTAAATAAAGAGAAACAAACAGTTACAGAACGTAATTTTCTTGGTAATTGGGTTCTCCTCTACTTTGGCTATACCTCATCCCCTGATATTGGGCCAGAACAAGTTCAACTTATGGCTAAGGCAACTGATATCTTAG AATCAAAACAGAATCTTAAAATTCTACCAGTATTTGTTACCATTGATCCTCAACGTGATACTCCCTCGCAACTCCGTGCTTACCTTGAAG AGTTTAACTCAAGAATCATAGGATTAACTGGACCAGTTGCAGCTATTAGGCAGATGGCACAACAATATCGTGTGTATTTTAAAAAGGTAGAAGAGGATGGTGGTGATTATCTTGTTGACAGTTCCCATAACAT GTATCTGTTGAGCCCTGACATGGAGGTTGTGAGATGCTTCGGAGTCGAGTATAATGCTGAGCAGTTGTCAGAGGCGATATGGAAAGAGCTAAACAAAAAACCTTCTTGA